One part of the Streptomyces ferrugineus genome encodes these proteins:
- a CDS encoding transposase family protein: MGGVLRAEPVWVETFTGLRAEQFGRLLRAVRERGGEGCGWGRPWRLPLAERVLLVAVYYRTNLTMRQLAPLFGISPATVCRVIQRLGPLLALEPVRAPQEAVERLWIVDGTLIPVRDRGVGASSRNYRFSANVQVIVDADTRLVVAAARPLPGTTADAHAWRRSGLAEHCEGVTVLGDGAYLNTGLIVPHRKRPGRPLLKGEEEDNAEHRKVRARVEHVIGRMKNYKILRDCRQRGDGLHHAVQAVARMHNLALTA, from the coding sequence ATGGGTGGGGTGTTGAGGGCTGAGCCGGTCTGGGTGGAGACGTTCACCGGTCTGCGGGCTGAGCAGTTCGGGCGGCTGCTAAGGGCGGTTCGGGAACGTGGTGGTGAGGGGTGCGGGTGGGGTCGTCCGTGGCGGCTTCCGCTGGCCGAGCGGGTGCTGCTGGTGGCTGTCTACTACCGCACGAACCTCACGATGCGGCAGCTCGCCCCGCTGTTCGGCATCTCCCCGGCGACCGTGTGCCGGGTGATCCAGCGGCTGGGGCCGCTGCTCGCGCTCGAGCCGGTACGTGCCCCGCAGGAGGCAGTCGAGCGGTTGTGGATCGTGGACGGCACCCTCATCCCGGTCCGTGACCGAGGTGTGGGTGCCTCCTCGCGTAACTACCGTTTCTCAGCAAACGTGCAGGTCATCGTGGACGCAGACACCCGGCTCGTGGTGGCCGCGGCCCGTCCGCTGCCGGGCACCACCGCGGACGCGCACGCCTGGCGGCGCTCCGGACTGGCCGAGCACTGCGAAGGCGTGACGGTGCTCGGCGACGGCGCTTATCTCAACACCGGCCTGATCGTCCCGCACCGCAAACGCCCCGGACGGCCGCTACTCAAGGGCGAAGAGGAGGACAACGCGGAGCACCGCAAGGTCCGCGCCCGTGTGGAGCATGTGATCGGACGGATGAAGAATTACAAGATCCTGCGTGACTGCCGGCAGCGCGGCGACGGCCTCCATCACGCCGTTCAGGCCGTCGCCCGCATGCACAACCTCGCCCTCACCGCGTGA
- a CDS encoding class F sortase, whose amino-acid sequence MAEHDRSPHGGRLVTVVVWTVLLLGLWLWGREVTDVRRPPSAPVSGDVAAIGRPASPRLPPAARPLGDALPQRLDIPALDLRAPVVARGLDADGAPDPPPYRQAGAVGWYAAGVKPGAAGAALLVGHLDTERRPAVFHRLGTLGPGATVRVLRADGKVAEFTVDDVRVVGRDRFDAHRAYGTHRPGRAELRLITCAGTFDRATRSYTANVIVSAYLTGRGQ is encoded by the coding sequence GTGGCCGAGCACGACCGCTCCCCCCACGGCGGCCGTCTCGTGACGGTCGTCGTCTGGACCGTGCTGCTGCTCGGGCTGTGGCTGTGGGGGCGTGAGGTCACCGACGTCCGTCGGCCCCCGTCCGCCCCGGTGTCCGGCGACGTGGCGGCGATCGGACGCCCGGCGTCGCCCCGACTGCCGCCCGCCGCCCGGCCGTTGGGCGACGCCCTGCCGCAGCGCCTCGACATCCCGGCGCTCGACCTGCGGGCACCCGTCGTCGCCCGCGGGCTCGACGCCGACGGCGCCCCCGATCCACCGCCCTACCGGCAGGCCGGCGCCGTGGGCTGGTACGCGGCCGGAGTGAAGCCCGGAGCGGCCGGGGCCGCGCTGCTGGTGGGGCACCTCGACACCGAGCGCCGGCCCGCCGTCTTCCACCGCCTCGGCACGCTCGGCCCGGGCGCCACGGTGCGCGTGCTGCGCGCCGACGGCAAGGTCGCCGAGTTCACCGTGGACGACGTCCGGGTCGTCGGCCGCGACCGCTTCGACGCCCATCGTGCCTACGGCACCCACCGCCCCGGCCGCGCCGAACTGCGCCTGATCACCTGCGCCGGCACCTTCGACCGGGCGACCCGCAGCTACACGGCGAACGTGATCGTCTCGGCGTATCTGACGGGGAGGGGGCAGTAG
- a CDS encoding glycoside hydrolase family 6 protein, with amino-acid sequence MYLKRGAWRGARARTSAMVLGAALMIAGCTSGDGDEPDDNAGAGISQQPKDTDPFWVNPDGNAAQQVAAYMKDGKKEDAEEIRKIAQQPTGEWIGPENPEQEARGYTEAADKAGRTALLVLYNIPHRDCGQYSQGGAADGNAYRAWIDGVAKGIEDRDTTVILEPDAVLHLVDGCTPEEFHEERYDLLKGAIAKLKSLKNTKVYVDAGNAGWGHPDQIFEPLKWAGIDQADGFSVNVSNFYTTRDSIAYGKQLSAKVGDKPFVIDTSRNGNGPYTEGDPNERWCNPPGRALGESPTTKTADPLVDAYVWVKRPGESDGECKGGPKAGEWWAEYALKLAKATE; translated from the coding sequence ATGTACCTGAAGAGGGGGGCCTGGAGGGGCGCTCGTGCGCGGACGTCCGCGATGGTGCTGGGGGCGGCACTGATGATCGCGGGCTGTACCTCCGGGGACGGAGACGAGCCGGACGACAACGCCGGCGCCGGGATCAGCCAACAGCCCAAGGACACCGACCCGTTCTGGGTGAACCCGGACGGGAACGCGGCACAGCAGGTGGCCGCCTATATGAAGGACGGCAAGAAGGAGGACGCCGAGGAGATCCGCAAGATAGCGCAGCAGCCGACGGGCGAGTGGATCGGCCCGGAGAACCCGGAGCAGGAGGCCCGCGGCTACACCGAGGCCGCCGACAAGGCCGGCCGTACGGCGCTGCTGGTCCTCTACAACATCCCGCACCGCGACTGCGGCCAGTACTCCCAGGGCGGCGCCGCCGACGGCAACGCCTACCGGGCCTGGATCGACGGCGTGGCCAAGGGCATCGAGGACCGGGACACGACGGTGATCCTGGAGCCGGACGCGGTGCTGCACCTGGTGGACGGCTGCACCCCGGAGGAGTTCCACGAGGAGCGCTACGACCTCCTCAAGGGCGCCATCGCCAAGCTCAAGTCGCTGAAGAACACCAAGGTGTACGTGGACGCGGGCAACGCCGGCTGGGGCCACCCGGACCAGATCTTCGAGCCCCTGAAGTGGGCCGGCATCGACCAGGCCGACGGCTTCTCGGTCAACGTCTCCAACTTCTACACGACCAGGGACTCGATCGCGTACGGCAAGCAGCTCTCCGCCAAGGTGGGCGACAAGCCCTTCGTGATCGACACCAGCCGCAACGGCAACGGCCCCTACACCGAGGGCGATCCGAACGAGCGCTGGTGCAACCCGCCCGGCCGTGCGCTGGGGGAGTCCCCGACGACCAAGACGGCCGACCCGCTGGTCGACGCGTATGTGTGGGTCAAGCGCCCCGGTGAGTCGGACGGCGAGTGCAAGGGCGGTCCGAAGGCGGGCGAGTGGTGGGCGGAGTACGCCCTCAAGCTCGCGAAGGCCACCGAGTAG
- the glxA gene encoding radical copper oxidase GlxA → MNDRAGRRRARRLAIGTAVVLALAGMNGPWLYRVGTEKYHQYQINRPEYKAENGKWEIIEFPEEYRQNTIHAALLHTGKVLLVAGSGNNQDNFDAKKYDTRIWDPVKGTIKKVPTPNDLFCTGHTQLANGNLLIAGGTKRYEKLKGDVTKAGGLMIVHNENPDKPITLPAGTKFTGKENGKTFVSKDPVLVPRAKKVFDKATGKFLRNDPGLGRIYVEAQKKGRQYETGTQDNYRVQGLSGADARNTYGIAQKLALDKKDFQGIRDAYEFDPVAEKYIKVDPMKEARWYPTLTTLSDGRILSVSGLDDIGQLVPGKNEVYDPKTKKWTYTKKIRQFPTYPALFPLENGKIFYSGSNAGYGPDDVGRDPGIWDVDTNKFTKLPGLSDPKLMETSGTVLLPPAQDEKYMVIGGGGVGESKESSEKTRIIDLKADSPKFVDGPSLDKGTRYPQSSVLPDDTVLVSGGSEDYRGRSDSNILEARIYHPDTNRLDRVADPLVGRNYHSGSILLPDGRVMFFGSDSLYADKANTKPGKFEQRIEIYTPPYLYRDAQPSLSGGPQTIKRGGKGTFTSQHASSIENVRLIRPSASTHVTDVDQRSVALDFKKSGDKITVNVPTNRNLVPSGWYMLFVTDDQGTPSKAQWVRVP, encoded by the coding sequence ATGAACGACCGTGCAGGCCGCCGCCGCGCCCGTCGACTCGCGATAGGCACGGCGGTGGTGCTCGCGCTGGCCGGAATGAACGGGCCGTGGCTCTATCGCGTCGGCACCGAGAAATACCACCAGTACCAGATCAACAGACCCGAGTACAAAGCCGAGAACGGCAAGTGGGAGATCATCGAGTTTCCCGAGGAGTACCGCCAGAACACCATCCACGCGGCGCTCCTGCACACCGGCAAGGTGCTGCTGGTCGCTGGTTCGGGCAACAACCAGGACAACTTCGACGCGAAGAAGTACGACACCCGTATCTGGGACCCGGTCAAGGGCACGATCAAGAAGGTGCCGACGCCGAACGACCTGTTCTGCACCGGCCACACCCAGCTGGCCAACGGCAACCTGCTGATCGCGGGCGGCACGAAGCGGTACGAGAAGCTCAAGGGTGACGTCACCAAGGCCGGCGGCCTGATGATCGTCCACAACGAGAACCCGGACAAGCCGATCACGCTGCCCGCGGGCACCAAGTTCACCGGCAAGGAGAACGGCAAGACGTTCGTCTCCAAGGACCCGGTGCTGGTGCCGCGCGCGAAGAAGGTCTTCGACAAGGCGACCGGCAAGTTCCTGCGCAACGACCCCGGTCTCGGCCGGATCTACGTCGAGGCGCAGAAGAAGGGCAGACAGTACGAGACCGGTACCCAGGACAACTACCGGGTGCAGGGCCTGTCCGGCGCCGACGCGCGCAACACGTACGGCATCGCGCAGAAGCTCGCCCTCGACAAGAAGGACTTCCAGGGCATCCGGGACGCCTACGAGTTCGACCCGGTCGCCGAGAAGTACATCAAGGTCGACCCGATGAAGGAGGCCCGCTGGTACCCGACGCTCACCACCCTGAGCGACGGCAGGATCCTCAGCGTCTCCGGCCTCGACGACATCGGCCAGCTGGTGCCGGGCAAGAACGAGGTGTACGACCCGAAGACCAAGAAGTGGACGTACACGAAGAAGATCCGGCAGTTCCCGACGTACCCGGCGCTGTTCCCGCTGGAGAACGGCAAGATCTTCTACTCGGGTTCCAACGCTGGCTACGGCCCCGACGACGTGGGCCGCGACCCCGGCATCTGGGACGTGGACACCAACAAGTTCACCAAGCTGCCCGGGCTGAGCGACCCCAAGCTGATGGAGACCTCGGGCACGGTGCTGCTGCCGCCGGCGCAGGACGAGAAGTACATGGTGATCGGCGGCGGTGGCGTCGGCGAGTCCAAGGAGTCCAGCGAGAAGACGCGGATCATCGATCTGAAGGCGGACAGCCCGAAGTTCGTGGACGGGCCCTCGCTGGACAAGGGCACGCGGTATCCGCAGTCGTCGGTGCTGCCGGACGACACCGTGCTGGTGTCGGGCGGTTCCGAGGACTACCGGGGCCGCAGCGACTCCAACATCCTCGAGGCGCGGATCTACCACCCGGACACCAACCGGCTCGACCGGGTCGCCGACCCGCTGGTGGGCCGCAACTACCACTCGGGGTCGATCCTGCTGCCCGACGGCCGGGTGATGTTCTTCGGCTCGGACTCGCTGTACGCCGACAAGGCCAACACCAAGCCGGGCAAGTTCGAGCAGCGCATCGAGATCTACACGCCGCCGTATCTCTACCGGGACGCGCAGCCGTCGCTGTCCGGCGGCCCGCAGACCATCAAGCGCGGCGGGAAGGGCACGTTCACCTCGCAGCACGCCTCGTCCATCGAGAACGTACGGCTGATCAGGCCCAGCGCGTCCACGCACGTCACGGACGTGGACCAGCGGTCGGTGGCGCTGGACTTCAAGAAGTCCGGCGACAAGATCACGGTGAATGTGCCGACGAACCGGAATCTGGTTCCGTCGGGGTGGTACATGCTGTTCGTGACCGATGACCAGGGGACGCCCAGCAAGGCCCAGTGGGTCAGGGTCCCGTAG
- a CDS encoding glycosyltransferase family 2 protein has product MTSTPTGARQNFDPSQTTQLRVPSQTRTGAFRRIKKTLPKYDYKHYSRLAGPLTQPDPNKPYRVQYRSLISQEPHRIRVALMLAAAPVLSLVLLFWLLQPEHWTERDYPAFDFLPTLDMVMLVSIGLIEFFRCMNVVSNAHATLVARDPIPVVPETGTRVAFLTSFVPGKEPLEMVTKTLEAAVKLRHRGLLHVWLLDEGDDPEVKEVCARLGVHHFSRKGVAKWNQAKGPHRAKTKHGNYNAWLDAHGDDYDFFASVDTDHVPLPNYLERMLGFFRDPNVGFVIGPQVYGNYDNFVTKAAESQQFLFHALIQRAGNRYGAPMFVGTSNAVRIKALKQIGGLYDSITEDMATGFEIHRHKNPATGKKWRSVYTPDVLAVGEGPSAWTDFFTQQMRWSRGTYETILKQYWKGWYSLPPSKLFNYTMMIIFYPMSALNWILAALSCALFLGLGASGVNIDPTIWLMLYGNASALQIGLYVWNRRHNVSPHEPEGSGGVAGMVMSALSAPLYAKAFFDSVLRRKSKFVVTPKGDSASPDRWFATFRYHWYFIVIFGASIAAGFVYGHSHPAMIIWATFAMLITATPIFAWRYMLRQERKKPAATVPAQPAPAQAAPYQPQPQPQPLPTQHAAHAPHAQHKPSWAASGSGGNDQTMQIALGGLGGRKE; this is encoded by the coding sequence ATGACGTCGACGCCGACGGGCGCCCGGCAGAACTTCGACCCGTCTCAGACCACCCAGCTACGGGTGCCTTCGCAGACCCGGACCGGAGCCTTCCGCCGGATCAAGAAGACGCTGCCGAAGTACGACTACAAGCACTACAGCAGGCTGGCCGGTCCCCTCACTCAGCCGGACCCGAACAAGCCGTACCGGGTCCAGTACCGCTCGCTGATCTCGCAGGAGCCGCACCGCATCAGGGTCGCGCTGATGCTGGCCGCGGCCCCGGTGCTCTCGCTGGTCCTGCTGTTCTGGCTGCTGCAGCCCGAGCACTGGACCGAACGGGACTATCCCGCCTTCGACTTCCTGCCGACGCTCGACATGGTGATGCTCGTCTCGATCGGCCTGATCGAGTTCTTCCGCTGCATGAACGTGGTGTCCAACGCGCACGCCACCCTGGTCGCCCGCGACCCGATCCCGGTGGTCCCGGAGACCGGCACGAGAGTGGCCTTCCTCACCTCCTTCGTGCCCGGCAAGGAGCCGCTGGAGATGGTGACCAAGACCCTGGAGGCGGCCGTCAAGCTGCGCCACCGGGGTCTGCTGCACGTCTGGCTGCTCGACGAGGGCGACGATCCGGAGGTCAAGGAGGTCTGCGCGCGGCTCGGCGTGCACCACTTCTCCCGCAAGGGCGTCGCGAAGTGGAACCAGGCCAAGGGCCCGCACCGCGCCAAGACCAAGCACGGCAACTACAACGCCTGGCTCGACGCGCACGGCGACGACTACGACTTCTTCGCCTCCGTCGACACCGACCACGTGCCGCTGCCCAACTACCTGGAGCGGATGCTCGGCTTCTTCCGCGACCCGAACGTCGGCTTCGTCATCGGCCCGCAGGTGTACGGCAACTACGACAACTTCGTCACCAAGGCCGCCGAGTCGCAGCAGTTCCTCTTCCACGCCCTCATCCAGCGCGCCGGCAACCGCTACGGCGCCCCGATGTTCGTGGGTACGTCGAACGCCGTACGCATCAAGGCGCTCAAGCAGATCGGCGGTCTGTACGACTCGATCACCGAGGACATGGCGACCGGATTCGAGATCCACCGCCACAAGAACCCGGCCACGGGCAAGAAGTGGCGGTCCGTGTACACGCCGGACGTGCTGGCCGTCGGTGAGGGGCCGAGCGCCTGGACGGACTTCTTCACCCAGCAGATGCGCTGGTCGCGAGGGACGTACGAGACGATCCTCAAGCAGTACTGGAAGGGCTGGTACTCGCTGCCGCCGAGCAAGCTCTTCAACTACACGATGATGATCATCTTCTACCCGATGTCCGCCCTCAACTGGATCCTGGCCGCGCTGAGCTGCGCGCTGTTCCTGGGCCTGGGCGCCTCGGGTGTGAACATCGACCCGACGATCTGGCTGATGCTCTACGGCAACGCCTCCGCGCTCCAGATCGGCCTGTACGTCTGGAACCGCCGCCACAACGTCTCGCCGCACGAGCCCGAGGGCTCCGGCGGTGTCGCCGGCATGGTGATGTCCGCGCTGTCGGCGCCGCTGTACGCGAAGGCGTTCTTCGACTCCGTGCTGCGCCGCAAGAGCAAGTTCGTCGTCACGCCCAAGGGCGATTCCGCCAGCCCCGACCGGTGGTTCGCGACCTTCCGGTACCACTGGTACTTCATCGTGATCTTCGGTGCGTCCATCGCCGCCGGGTTCGTGTACGGGCACTCGCACCCCGCGATGATCATCTGGGCGACCTTCGCCATGCTGATCACCGCGACCCCGATCTTCGCCTGGCGCTACATGCTGCGTCAGGAGAGGAAGAAGCCCGCCGCGACGGTGCCGGCCCAGCCCGCCCCGGCCCAGGCCGCGCCGTACCAGCCGCAGCCGCAACCGCAGCCGCTGCCCACGCAGCACGCGGCGCACGCCCCGCACGCCCAGCACAAGCCGAGTTGGGCCGCGTCCGGCAGCGGCGGCAACGACCAGACCATGCAGATCGCCCTTGGTGGACTTGGGGGACGTAAGGAATGA
- a CDS encoding FadR/GntR family transcriptional regulator — MAARDLQERIKKLIIDRRLASGAPLPTEPELMEHLGASRNSVREALKGLQAMGIVEIRHGFGTYVGTMSLAPMVEGLAFRTVAGHYRGEDTLLQLVQLREAVETGLVSRLAGRIPDADLVELDALVGRMEEQAARGGDGIAETDRAFHATLYRGLDNALLGEVMEAFWDAFHRVHTDLGGAPQDPLVTCRQHREIVDAVRSGDAIRAEEAIREHFGNIRARVSTTGTQHPHRCHNERV, encoded by the coding sequence ATGGCAGCGCGTGACCTTCAGGAGCGGATCAAGAAGCTCATCATCGACCGCCGGCTGGCCTCCGGGGCCCCGCTGCCGACGGAGCCCGAGCTGATGGAGCATCTGGGTGCCAGTCGCAATTCCGTGCGTGAGGCGCTCAAGGGGTTGCAGGCCATGGGCATCGTGGAGATCCGGCACGGGTTCGGGACGTATGTCGGCACGATGTCGCTGGCGCCGATGGTCGAGGGCCTCGCCTTCCGCACGGTCGCGGGGCACTACCGGGGCGAGGACACCCTGCTGCAGCTCGTGCAGCTGCGGGAGGCCGTGGAGACCGGGCTGGTGTCGCGGCTCGCGGGGCGGATACCGGACGCCGACCTCGTTGAACTGGATGCGCTCGTCGGCCGTATGGAAGAGCAGGCCGCGCGAGGAGGCGACGGGATCGCCGAGACCGACCGGGCGTTTCACGCCACTCTCTACCGAGGTCTGGACAACGCGCTCCTCGGCGAGGTGATGGAGGCGTTCTGGGACGCCTTTCACCGGGTTCACACCGACCTCGGGGGTGCCCCGCAGGATCCCCTGGTCACCTGCCGGCAGCACCGGGAGATCGTGGACGCGGTGCGTTCGGGCGACGCGATACGGGCGGAGGAGGCGATACGAGAGCACTTCGGCAACATCCGCGCCCGCGTGTCCACAACGGGTACACAACACCCCCACAGGTGCCACAATGAGCGCGTATGA
- a CDS encoding peptidoglycan-binding protein produces MEARAPVFEEFDPVSDCDCPGCVHWQRVLPHSRAGRHPAAHRALILAAAASTTVVVGHTAPALAAPHAPDRQVVPAGDEPNTPQGGKAPLHGPGGKPGKPSGVVKAPSTTRAEIIKRAKKWVAAKVPYSMSKYWSDGYRQDCSGFVSMAWSLPGNEWTGSLGQYGVRISKGDLQPGDILLFHNPADPQKGSHVVIFGGWTDHTRTYYVAYEEAPPHARRQATPYAYWKHSDRYVAYRYKGLTGGTTGKDPVSGEQEGGKADGGKSEGGKADEGKTDGGKTDGGKSDSAKPAGPKRPAAYPGRAHFGPGANNKHVTRLGRMLVERGAGRYYTSGPGPRWSDADRRATQAFQLAQGWRGQDADGLPGPRTWALLVAGKGKDISAGAGGAGPSEQPASHGVPGYPGRAMFRPGADNEYVTQLGEQLVKKGFGKHYETGPGPRWGEADRRAVQAFQRTQGWRGGAADGYPGPETWRRLFS; encoded by the coding sequence ATGGAGGCTCGGGCTCCGGTATTCGAGGAATTCGACCCGGTGAGTGACTGCGACTGCCCCGGATGCGTTCACTGGCAACGCGTCCTGCCGCATTCCCGGGCCGGCCGCCACCCCGCCGCCCACCGGGCGCTGATTCTCGCCGCAGCCGCCTCCACCACCGTCGTCGTCGGGCACACCGCCCCGGCCCTCGCCGCCCCCCACGCCCCCGACCGGCAGGTCGTTCCCGCAGGTGACGAGCCCAATACTCCCCAGGGCGGCAAGGCCCCGCTGCACGGTCCGGGTGGGAAGCCGGGCAAGCCGTCCGGGGTGGTCAAGGCGCCCTCGACCACCCGTGCCGAGATCATCAAGCGAGCCAAGAAATGGGTCGCCGCGAAGGTGCCGTACAGCATGTCCAAGTACTGGTCGGACGGATACCGGCAGGACTGCTCGGGCTTCGTCTCGATGGCCTGGAGCCTGCCCGGAAACGAATGGACGGGCAGTCTGGGGCAGTACGGCGTGCGAATCTCCAAGGGGGATCTGCAGCCCGGCGACATTCTGCTGTTCCACAATCCGGCGGACCCCCAGAAAGGCTCGCACGTCGTCATTTTCGGCGGCTGGACGGACCACACGCGCACCTACTACGTCGCCTACGAGGAGGCGCCCCCGCACGCCCGCCGGCAGGCCACGCCGTACGCCTATTGGAAGCACTCCGACCGCTATGTGGCCTACCGCTACAAGGGGCTCACGGGCGGCACGACGGGCAAGGATCCGGTCAGCGGGGAGCAGGAGGGCGGGAAGGCGGACGGGGGGAAGTCCGAGGGCGGGAAGGCGGACGAGGGGAAGACGGACGGGGGGAAAACGGACGGCGGGAAGTCCGACAGTGCCAAGCCCGCGGGGCCGAAGCGGCCGGCCGCCTACCCCGGACGGGCGCATTTCGGGCCCGGGGCCAACAACAAGCACGTCACCCGACTCGGCCGCATGCTCGTCGAGCGCGGGGCCGGCCGGTACTACACCTCCGGCCCCGGTCCCCGCTGGTCGGACGCGGACCGCCGGGCCACCCAGGCGTTCCAGCTCGCGCAGGGCTGGCGGGGCCAGGACGCCGACGGGCTGCCGGGGCCACGGACGTGGGCGCTGCTGGTGGCGGGCAAGGGCAAGGACATCTCGGCCGGGGCGGGCGGAGCCGGTCCGTCGGAGCAACCGGCGTCGCACGGGGTGCCCGGCTACCCGGGGCGGGCGATGTTCCGGCCCGGCGCCGACAACGAGTACGTCACTCAGCTCGGCGAGCAGTTGGTGAAGAAGGGGTTCGGCAAGCACTACGAGACCGGGCCGGGCCCGCGCTGGGGCGAGGCGGACCGGCGCGCCGTCCAGGCATTCCAGCGCACCCAGGGCTGGCGCGGCGGCGCGGCGGACGGCTACCCGGGGCCGGAGACCTGGCGGCGGCTCTTCTCGTGA
- a CDS encoding SPFH domain-containing protein encodes MTTTTSHTPEPEGLAGAAEGPARPGRLIQNEATTEIPVHLLFRDEAGPVSVPLRPTVVARRQGTGEQPRLRRPSPPKPRPEPQVDPELVEQPARVLPGAAGVLAGVCGAAGCLAASWWAGVLPPPAAHALGLPAAAGAGLGPAQWAAYAGAVALGLFGLGGLARGRTGRAWVLGLFGRYRGTVRRTGLMWVNPLLLRRRVDVRLRHWRSEPMPAADGNGVALRAVVLVVWRVKDTARATLGVEDHETYLRECVEAALARVPVEMPGAARGSAEVAADTLTRLVVRDAGVVGLEVFSVRPARVEYAPEVAAAMHRRRIAALDAQDRATLVTSVVDSVEDTVTRLTMRGLVDLDDYERKALVKDLTVAFCSGRGEQAS; translated from the coding sequence ATGACCACGACCACTTCTCACACGCCCGAGCCCGAGGGGCTCGCGGGGGCGGCCGAGGGGCCCGCCCGGCCCGGGCGGCTGATCCAGAACGAGGCGACCACCGAGATCCCCGTCCATCTGCTGTTCCGCGACGAGGCGGGCCCGGTGTCGGTGCCGCTCAGGCCGACGGTCGTGGCGCGCCGGCAGGGCACGGGGGAGCAGCCGCGGCTGCGCCGCCCGTCGCCGCCCAAGCCGCGTCCCGAGCCACAGGTCGACCCCGAGCTGGTGGAACAGCCCGCGCGGGTGCTGCCCGGGGCGGCGGGGGTGCTCGCCGGGGTCTGCGGGGCGGCAGGGTGCCTGGCCGCCTCGTGGTGGGCCGGGGTGCTGCCGCCGCCGGCGGCGCATGCGCTGGGGTTGCCGGCGGCCGCGGGGGCGGGGCTCGGCCCGGCGCAGTGGGCGGCGTACGCGGGGGCCGTGGCCCTGGGGCTGTTCGGCCTGGGCGGGCTGGCGCGCGGGCGGACCGGACGGGCCTGGGTGCTCGGGCTGTTCGGGCGCTACCGGGGCACGGTCCGGCGCACCGGCCTGATGTGGGTGAACCCCCTGCTGCTGCGCCGCCGGGTCGACGTACGGCTGCGGCACTGGCGCAGCGAGCCGATGCCGGCAGCCGACGGCAACGGGGTCGCGCTGCGGGCCGTCGTCCTGGTGGTGTGGCGGGTGAAGGACACCGCGCGGGCGACGCTCGGGGTGGAGGACCACGAGACATATCTGCGCGAGTGCGTCGAGGCGGCGCTGGCCCGGGTGCCGGTGGAGATGCCGGGCGCCGCGCGGGGGTCGGCCGAGGTGGCCGCGGACACCCTGACCCGGTTGGTGGTGCGGGACGCGGGGGTCGTCGGCCTAGAGGTGTTCTCGGTGCGGCCGGCGCGGGTGGAGTACGCCCCCGAGGTCGCCGCCGCCATGCACCGCCGCCGGATCGCCGCGCTGGACGCGCAGGACCGGGCCACCCTGGTCACCTCCGTCGTCGACTCGGTGGAGGACACGGTGACCCGGCTGACCATGCGGGGCCTGGTCGACCTCGACGACTACGAACGCAAGGCGCTGGTGAAGGACTTGACGGTGGCGTTCTGCTCGGGGCGCGGCGAACAAGCTTCGTGA
- a CDS encoding lytic polysaccharide monooxygenase auxiliary activity family 9 protein, protein MRRKTKWYAAALGLTTAGALVLSSGGASGHGYTDLPISRQKLCQNGTVTNCGSIQWEPQSVEGPKGFPGSGPADGQICNAGLGQFSQLSAPRTPSGGAWPTTKVTGGQSYTFRWQFTAMHATTDFKYYVTKPGWNQNHNLARSDLNLTPFFTVPYNGQRPPSTLSHSGTLPSGLSGHHVILAVWTIADTGNAFYACSDVTF, encoded by the coding sequence ATGCGCAGAAAGACCAAGTGGTACGCCGCCGCGCTCGGCCTGACCACGGCCGGAGCCCTCGTGCTCTCCTCCGGCGGCGCGAGCGGCCACGGCTACACCGACCTCCCCATCAGCCGGCAGAAGCTCTGCCAGAACGGCACCGTGACCAACTGCGGCTCCATCCAGTGGGAGCCGCAGAGCGTCGAGGGCCCGAAGGGCTTCCCCGGCTCCGGCCCGGCCGACGGGCAGATATGCAACGCCGGGCTCGGCCAGTTCAGCCAGCTCAGCGCACCGCGGACGCCCTCCGGCGGCGCCTGGCCCACCACCAAGGTGACGGGCGGTCAGAGCTACACCTTCCGCTGGCAGTTCACCGCGATGCACGCCACGACCGACTTCAAGTACTACGTCACCAAGCCGGGCTGGAACCAGAACCACAACCTGGCCCGCTCCGACCTCAACCTCACGCCGTTCTTCACGGTCCCGTACAACGGGCAGCGGCCGCCGTCCACGCTCTCCCACAGCGGCACCCTGCCGTCCGGGCTGAGCGGCCACCACGTGATCCTCGCGGTGTGGACGATCGCCGACACGGGCAACGCGTTCTACGCGTGCTCGGACGTCACGTTCTGA